From a region of the Impatiens glandulifera chromosome 4, dImpGla2.1, whole genome shotgun sequence genome:
- the LOC124935202 gene encoding probable polygalacturonase At3g15720 translates to MVKFNQTNNICLAITFDVRQYGAVGNGYTDDSKAFLQAWKATCACTSDTAIMVVPDKKTFFIRSLLFSGPCISQSPQIQIDGTLIAPDDINKWAECASNTWIMFSQINGLNVYGKGKLNGNGLPWWQGSNLRYLQNNNFEHSFQYNHPRMGSCSRPTAMRFSQCNNLEVKGLTHINPPRNHISINDCNNVKISEIKIIAPEHSPNTDGIDISSSTNIHIMNSIIRTGDDCIAINNKCSNIIIEGVQCGPGHGISVGSLGKGGDYAQVEGILVKNCTLTRTTNGARIKTWPGGNGYARNITFENILLHNTKNPIIIDQHYCNTTHCAEQMKAVKVSNVNYINIQGTSVTKHAILLDCSTHVPCTDIVFKNVNIKSISGEKTYSTMNNAIFDPSPHPRRSIYFRSSVFKLGKNE, encoded by the exons ATGGTCAAGTTCAACCAAACCAATA ATATTTGTCTTGCTATTACATTTGATGTGAGACAATATGGTGCGGTTGGAAATGGATATACCGATGATTCTAAG GCATTTTTACAAGCATGGAAAGCAACTTGTGCATGTACAAGTGACACTGCTATTATGGTGGTGCCGGATAAAAAGACTTTCTTTATTAGATCTTTGCTTTTTAGTGGTCCTTGCATATCTCAATCACCTCAAATTCAGATCGACGGAACTCTAATAGCGCCAGACGATATAAATAAATGGGCGGAATGTGCATCGAACACATGGATAATGTTCTCGCAAATTAATGGTCTTAATGTTTATGGAAAAGGAAAACTTAATGGAAATGGTCTACCGTGGTGGCAAGGAAGTAATCTCAGATACCTCCAGAATAACAATTTTGAACATTCATTTCAATACAAT CATCCAAGAATGGGAAGTTGTTCTCGACCAACG GCAATGAGGTTTAGTCAGTGCAATAATCTTGAAGTTAAAGGATTGACTCATATTAACCCTCCGAGAAATCATATAAGCATAAATGATTGCAACAACGTCAAAATatctgaaataaaaataatcgcTCCAGAGCATAGTCCTAACACTGATGGAATCGACATATCTTCTTCAACTAACATCCATATCATGAACTCCATCATCAGAACCG GAGATGATTGTATTGCCATTAATAATAAGTGTTCAAATATTATCATAGAAGGAGTTCAATGTGGACCAGGCCATGGTATAAG TGTTGGAAGTCTTGGAAAGGGTGGAGATTATGCCCAAGTGGAAGGAATACTTGTAAAGAACTGCACTTTGACTAGGACAACCAATGGAGCTAGGATAAAAACATGGCcg GGAGGGAATGGATATGCTAGAAATATAACATTTGAGAATATTTTGCTCCACAATACAAAGAATCCTATCATTATTGATCAACATTATTGCAATACTACCCATTGTGCTGAACAG ATGAAAGCGGTTAAAGTGAGCAATGTGAATTATATCAACATACAAGGAACATCGGTCACAAAACATGCCATATTATTAGATTGCAGCACACATGTCCCTTGCACCgacattgtttttaaaaatgtgaatATCAAATCAATTTCCGGTGAAAAAACTTACTCCACTATGAATAATGCCATCTTCGATCCTTCTCCACATCCCCGAAGGTCCATTTACTTTAGGTCAAGTGTCTTCAAACTTGGAAAGAATGAATAG
- the LOC124935220 gene encoding 18.1 kDa class I heat shock protein-like, which yields MALIPSIFSGPRSNIFDPFSSLDIFDGFPFSSSVLDNVPSSARETSAFASARIDWKETAEAHVFKADLPGLKKEEVKVELEDGKVLQISGERSREQEEKNEKWHRVERSSGKFLRRFRLPENAKVEQINATMDNGVLTVTVPKELEKKQEIKTIDISG from the coding sequence atggcgCTAATTCCAAGCATTTTCAGCGGTCCTAGGAGCAACATCTTCGACCCCTTTTCAAGTCTCGACATCTTCGATGGCTTCCCTTTCTCGAGTTCAGTACTGGATAATGTTCCGTCCTCCGCCCGCGAGACCTCAGCGTTCGCCAGTGCAAGGATCGACTGGAAGGAGACGGCGGAGGCGCACGTATTCAAGGCGGATCTGCCCGGGCTGAAGAAGGAGGAGGTGAAAGTGGAGTTGGAAGATGGAAAGGTTCTCCAGATCAGCGGCGAGAGGAGCAGAGAGCAGGAGGAGAAGAACGAGAAGTGGCACCGAGTTGAGAGGAGCAGCGGCAAGTTCCTCCGCCGCTTCAGGCTGCCGGAGAACGCCAAGGTGGAACAGATCAATGCTACTATGGACAACGGCGTCCTCACGGTCACTGTACCCAAGGAGCTGGAGAAGAAGCAGGAGATCAAGACCATCGACATCTCTGGCTGA
- the LOC124934042 gene encoding 18.1 kDa class I heat shock protein-like produces the protein MALIPSIFSGPRSNIFDPFSSLDIFEGFPFSSSVLDNVPSSARETSAFANARIDWKETAEAHVFKADLPGLKKEEVKVELEDGKVLQISGERSREQEEKNDKWHRVERSSGKFLRRFRLPENAKVEQINATMDNGVLTVTVPKEPEKKQEIKTIDISG, from the coding sequence ATGGCGCTAATTCCAAGCATTTTCAGcggtccaagaagcaacatattcGACCCCTTTTCAAGTCTCGACATCTTCGAGGGTTTCCCTTTCTCGAGTTCAGTACTGGATAATGTTCCGTCCTCCGCCCGCGAGACCTCTGCCTTCGCCAACGCAAGGATCGACTGGAAGGAGACGGCGGAGGCGCACGTATTCAAGGCGGATCTGCCTGGGCTGAAGAAGGAGGAGGTGAAAGTGGAGTTGGAAGATGGAAAGGTTCTCCAGATCAGCGGCGAGAGGAGCAGAGAGCAGGAGGAGAAGAACGATAAGTGGCACCGAGTTGAGAGGAGCAGCGGCAAGTTCCTCCGCCGCTTCAGGCTGCCGGAGAACGCCAAGGTGGAACAGATCAATGCTACTATGGACAACGGCGTCCTCACGGTCACTGTACCCAAGGAGCCGGAGAAGAAGCAGGAGATCAAGACCATCGACATCTCCGGCTGA